The following coding sequences lie in one Ictalurus furcatus strain D&B chromosome 7, Billie_1.0, whole genome shotgun sequence genomic window:
- the elavl1a gene encoding ELAV-like protein 1a isoform X3: MTQKDVEDMFTRYGRIINSRVLVDQTSGLSRGVAFIRFDKRSEAEDAIKELNGQKPPGAAEPITVKFAANPNQIKNSQIIPQVYHSQSRRFGGPVHHQAQRFRFSPMGVETHMGGLSGANMGGSAQAGWCIFIYNLGPDADEGILWQMFGPFGAVTNVKVIRDFNTNKCKGFGFVTMTNYEEAAVAIASLNGYRLGDKILQVSFKTSKTHK; encoded by the exons ATGACGCAGAAGGACGTAGAGGACATGTTCACACGCTACGGACGCATCATCAACTCTCGCGTGCTGGTCGATCAGACTTCAG GTCTTTCCCGCGGCGTTGCATTTATACGTTTCGACAAGCGCTCCGAGGCAGAAGACGCCATTAAAGAGCTGAACGGACAGAAACCTCCCGGCGCAGCTGAGCCCATCACAGTCAAATTTGCTGCCAATCCCAATCAGATTAAAAACTCACAGATCATCCCTCAGGTCTATCACTCACAGTCTCGCCGCTTCGGAGGACCTGTACACCACCAGGCCCAGAGATTCAG gttctCCCCGATGGGTGTGGAGACCCACATGGGTGGTCTGTCTGGGGCGAACATGGGTGGGAGTGCGCAGGCCGGGTGGTGCATCTTCATCTATAACCTGGGTCCAGATGCAGACGAGGGAATCCTGTGGCAGATGTTCGGTCCATTCGGCGCCGTCACCAACGTCAAAGTGATCCGAGACTTCAACACCAACAAGTGCAAAGGCTTCGGTTTTGTCACCATGACCAACTATGAGGAGGCGGCCGTGGCCATCGCTAGCCTCAACGGCTACAGATTGGGGGACAAAATCCTGCAGGTGTCCTTCAAAACCAGCAAGACGCACAAGTAG
- the elavl1a gene encoding ELAV-like protein 1a isoform X2 yields the protein MAVRRGHVRYLKEVYDMSNGYEDHMVEEAKDAKTNLIVNYLPQNMSQEELRSLFSSIGEVESAKLIRDKVAGHSLGYGFVNYVNPSDAERAISTLNGLRLQSKTIKVSYARPSSDSIKDANLYISGLPKNMTQKDVEDMFTRYGRIINSRVLVDQTSGLSRGVAFIRFDKRSEAEDAIKELNGQKPPGAAEPITVKFAANPNQIKNSQIIPQVYHSQSRRFGGPVHHQAQRFRFSPMGVETHMGGLSGANMGGSAQAGWCIFIYNLGPDADEGILWQMFGPFGAVTNVKVIRDFNTNKCKGFGFVTMTNYEEAAVAIASLNGYRLGDKILQVSFKTSKTHK from the exons ATGGCAGTCAGAAGGGGACACGTTAGATACTTAAAA gagGTGTACGACATGTCGAACGGTTACGAGGATCACATGGTGGAGGAGGCGAAGGACGCCAAGACGAACCTTATTGTGAACTATCTGCCGCAGAACATGTCGCAGGAGGAGCTGCGCAGTCTCTTCAGCAGCATCGGCGAGGTGGAGAGCGCTAAGCTCATCCGAGATAAAGTCGCCG GCCACAGTTTAGGGTACGGCTTTGTTAACTATGTAAACCCTAGTGATGCAGAAAGAGCAATCAGTACTCTGAATGGCTTGAGGCTACAGTCTAAAACCATCAAG GTGTCATACGCACGGCCGAGCTCGGACTCAATCAAAGACGCCAATCTGTACATCAGCGGCCTCCCTAAGAACATGACGCAGAAGGACGTAGAGGACATGTTCACACGCTACGGACGCATCATCAACTCTCGCGTGCTGGTCGATCAGACTTCAG GTCTTTCCCGCGGCGTTGCATTTATACGTTTCGACAAGCGCTCCGAGGCAGAAGACGCCATTAAAGAGCTGAACGGACAGAAACCTCCCGGCGCAGCTGAGCCCATCACAGTCAAATTTGCTGCCAATCCCAATCAGATTAAAAACTCACAGATCATCCCTCAGGTCTATCACTCACAGTCTCGCCGCTTCGGAGGACCTGTACACCACCAGGCCCAGAGATTCAG gttctCCCCGATGGGTGTGGAGACCCACATGGGTGGTCTGTCTGGGGCGAACATGGGTGGGAGTGCGCAGGCCGGGTGGTGCATCTTCATCTATAACCTGGGTCCAGATGCAGACGAGGGAATCCTGTGGCAGATGTTCGGTCCATTCGGCGCCGTCACCAACGTCAAAGTGATCCGAGACTTCAACACCAACAAGTGCAAAGGCTTCGGTTTTGTCACCATGACCAACTATGAGGAGGCGGCCGTGGCCATCGCTAGCCTCAACGGCTACAGATTGGGGGACAAAATCCTGCAGGTGTCCTTCAAAACCAGCAAGACGCACAAGTAG
- the elavl1a gene encoding ELAV-like protein 1a isoform X1, which yields MGVDVTFRLEFPCGGGFVSRARSHVQTEGFRKVIFFCFVFESRFGAGVKSEVYDMSNGYEDHMVEEAKDAKTNLIVNYLPQNMSQEELRSLFSSIGEVESAKLIRDKVAGHSLGYGFVNYVNPSDAERAISTLNGLRLQSKTIKVSYARPSSDSIKDANLYISGLPKNMTQKDVEDMFTRYGRIINSRVLVDQTSGLSRGVAFIRFDKRSEAEDAIKELNGQKPPGAAEPITVKFAANPNQIKNSQIIPQVYHSQSRRFGGPVHHQAQRFRFSPMGVETHMGGLSGANMGGSAQAGWCIFIYNLGPDADEGILWQMFGPFGAVTNVKVIRDFNTNKCKGFGFVTMTNYEEAAVAIASLNGYRLGDKILQVSFKTSKTHK from the exons ATGGGCGTGGACGTGACTTTCCGGTTAGAATTTCCTTGTGGGGGCGGTTTTGTGTCACGCGCACGCAGCCACGTTCAGACAGAAGGCTTTCggaaggtgatttttttttgttttgtttttgagagCAGATTCGGCGCGGGGGTGAAGTCG gagGTGTACGACATGTCGAACGGTTACGAGGATCACATGGTGGAGGAGGCGAAGGACGCCAAGACGAACCTTATTGTGAACTATCTGCCGCAGAACATGTCGCAGGAGGAGCTGCGCAGTCTCTTCAGCAGCATCGGCGAGGTGGAGAGCGCTAAGCTCATCCGAGATAAAGTCGCCG GCCACAGTTTAGGGTACGGCTTTGTTAACTATGTAAACCCTAGTGATGCAGAAAGAGCAATCAGTACTCTGAATGGCTTGAGGCTACAGTCTAAAACCATCAAG GTGTCATACGCACGGCCGAGCTCGGACTCAATCAAAGACGCCAATCTGTACATCAGCGGCCTCCCTAAGAACATGACGCAGAAGGACGTAGAGGACATGTTCACACGCTACGGACGCATCATCAACTCTCGCGTGCTGGTCGATCAGACTTCAG GTCTTTCCCGCGGCGTTGCATTTATACGTTTCGACAAGCGCTCCGAGGCAGAAGACGCCATTAAAGAGCTGAACGGACAGAAACCTCCCGGCGCAGCTGAGCCCATCACAGTCAAATTTGCTGCCAATCCCAATCAGATTAAAAACTCACAGATCATCCCTCAGGTCTATCACTCACAGTCTCGCCGCTTCGGAGGACCTGTACACCACCAGGCCCAGAGATTCAG gttctCCCCGATGGGTGTGGAGACCCACATGGGTGGTCTGTCTGGGGCGAACATGGGTGGGAGTGCGCAGGCCGGGTGGTGCATCTTCATCTATAACCTGGGTCCAGATGCAGACGAGGGAATCCTGTGGCAGATGTTCGGTCCATTCGGCGCCGTCACCAACGTCAAAGTGATCCGAGACTTCAACACCAACAAGTGCAAAGGCTTCGGTTTTGTCACCATGACCAACTATGAGGAGGCGGCCGTGGCCATCGCTAGCCTCAACGGCTACAGATTGGGGGACAAAATCCTGCAGGTGTCCTTCAAAACCAGCAAGACGCACAAGTAG
- the samd7 gene encoding sterile alpha motif domain-containing protein 7: MTPRDQLRKMTALGEQDDKHWYRLMNSMSVGELRQRQEMMMRNPMALNPQVLSQTQQRLQLEPRFIDRELVPPSDIVSSSDSRPLAPPLPPHSTVLTGRAFSSAGGYGFLPPESMETVARRQEIIHKQSIARMEMNAILQQKELENQQKTLLTNMENPLVYQHITHPSPAVFRGRHRLHDSHDVFDLHANSFLMSGPYPPISTLQRERGRRPGRRAANQRFSDSGAAFQSERNQTGEKNVDASPGGASGEEKEPEPEGRVETGSDANANAKHQQTKVELTGRKSYRNGEQIKVCVSAQTGCAHTDAANISVANGDKDMDKFLFPPITPLSAFSYMFPLGGNTLLPPAHANMFLNADEISAVEDLRKWTVDDVYNFISNIPSCSEHAQTFKDHMIDGETLPLLTEDHLLDTLGLKLGPALKIRSQVLRRMGGALCMAAPPLTAPLLQPQLEKHVERSRDVISPLTCSTDLTQSPSVGEYETSRPPAGDTPTTRSDSA, encoded by the exons atgacccCGAGAGATCAGCTGAGGAAGATGACAGCGTTAGGAGAGCAGGATGATAAACACTGGTACAGACTCATGAACAGCATGTCAGTCGGAG aacTGAGACAGAGGcaggagatgatgatgaggaacCCGATGGCTTTGAACCCACAAGTTCTCTCTCAGACACAGCAGAGACTGCAGCTCGAGCCGCGCTTCattgacag ggagttGGTTCCTCCCAGTGACATCGTCTCATCCTCGGACTCTCGCCCCCTGGCCCCCCCGCTGCCCCCCCACTCCACCGTCCTCACAGGAAGAGCCTTCAGTTCAGCAG GAGGTtatggtttccttccacctgaATCCATGGAAACGGTTGCTAGGCGACAAGAAATCATCCACAAACAGAGCATAGCCAG GATGGAAATGAACGCCATCCTGCAGCAGAAGGAACTGGAGAACCAGCAGAAGACCTTACTGACCAACATGGAGAACCCTCTGGTGTACCAGCACATCACACATCCCAGTCCTGCCGTCTTCAGAGGACGTCATCGTCTCCACGACAGCCACGATGTCTTCGACCTCCACGCCAACAGCTTCCTGATGTCCGGTCCTTACCCACCAATTAGTACTCTGCAGAGGGAGAGGGGGCGGCGCCCAGGCAGgagagcagccaatcagaggttTTCAGACAGCGGCGCTGCGTTTCAGTCGGAGAGGAACCAAACAGGGGAGAAGAACGTGGACGCGAGTCCTGGAGGTGCTTCAGGAGAGGAGAAGGAACCAGAACCAGAGGGAAGAGTGGAGACTGGCAGTGacgctaatgctaatgctaaacaTCAGCAGACTAAAGTGGAGCTAACAGGAAGGAAAAGTTACAGAAATGGAGAACAGATTAAAGTGTGTGTTAGCGCCCAGACTGGCTGCGCACACACAGACGCCGCTAACATCAGCGTCGCTAACGGCGACAAGGACATGGACAAGTTCCTGTTCCCGCCCATCACGCCACTCTCAGCATTCTCCTACATGTTCCCTCTGGGAGGGAACACACTACTGCCCCCTG CACACGCTAACATGTTCCTGAACGCAGATGAGATCTCTGCAGTGGAGGATCTTCGCAAGTGGACGGTCGATGATGTTTACAACTTTATCAGTAACATCCCGAGCTGCTCTGAACACGCTCag ACGTTTAAAGATCACATGATCGATGGGGAAACTTTACCGCTGCTCACAGAGGATCATCTGCTGGACACACTGGGGCTAAAACTTGGGCCTGCTCTAAAAATACGCTCtcag gtgttaaGACGGATGGGCGGAGCTCTCTGCATGGCTGCCCCACCCCTCACTGCTCCGCTCCTTCAGCCACAGCTGGAGAAACATGTCGAGAGATCACGTGATGTCATTTCCCCTTTGACCTGCAGCACAGATTTAACACAGAGCCCCAGTGTGGGCGAGTATGAGACTTCCAGACCCCCGGCTGGGGACACACCCACCACCAGGAGCGACTCAGCCTGA
- the sec62 gene encoding translocation protein SEC62 has translation MAERRRHKKRIQEVSEPTKEEKAVAKYLRFNCPTKSTNMMGHRVDYFIASKAVDCLLDSKWAKSKKPEEAFFTTRESVVDYCNRLLKKQFFHRALKVMKKKPEKDPKKEKVKGDGGKEEEKKSKKEKEKKKDAEATESKKEKSDESPGSPKKKKEVKKKFKLEPHEDQLFLDGNEVYVWIYDPVHFKTFAMGLVLVIAVIAATLFPLWPAEMRVGVYYLSVCAGCFVASILLLAVARCILFLIIWLVTGGRHHFWFLPNLTADVGFVDSFRPIYTHEYKGPRASCKKGAGDKSEGKGGKTQKSDSEDKSDGEKKEEEEEEVEDEEEEEVGKEAERRSDSDSERREDDASQHSNGNDFEMITRDELEQHTDDNEEEEEEQEEKEAEPKPHQT, from the exons ATGGCGGAACGCAGGAGACACAAGAAGCGAATTCAG GAGGTGAGCGAGCCGACCAAGGAGGAGAAGGCGGTGGCCAAATACCTGCGCTTTAACTGCCCTACCAAGTCCACTAACATGATGGGCCATCGTGTCGACTACTTCATAG cATCTAAAGCAGTGGACTGTCTGCTTGACTCTAAATGGGCCAAATCAAAGAAACCCGAAGAAGCTTTTTTCACCACCAGGGAGTCTGTGGTGGATTACTGCAACAG GCTCCTGAAGAAGCAGTTCTTCCACCGAGCTCTGAAGGTGATGAAGAAGAAACCGGAGAAAGACCCGAAGAAGGAGAAGGTGAAAGGTGATGGGGgcaaagaggaggagaagaagagcaagaaggagaaagagaagaagaaagatgcTGAGGCCACAGAGAGCAAGAAGGAAAAGAGC gatgaaAGTCCAGGATCcccgaagaagaagaaggaggttAAGAAGAAGTTTAAACTGGAGCCTCATGAGGATCAGCTGTTTCTGGATGGCAATGAG GTGTATGTGTGGATTTATGACCCGGTCCATTTTAAAACCTTTGCTATGGGACTGGTTCTGG tgattgCGGTGATAGCTGCGACGCTGTTCCCCCTGTGGCCGGCAGAGATGAGGGTGGGTGTGTATTACCTGAGCGTGTGTGCAGGCTGCTTCGTTGCCAGCATCCTCCTCCTTGCTGTCG CTCGCTGTATTTTATTCCTGATTATCTGGTTGGTCACTGGGGGGCGCCACCACTTCTGGTTCCTCCCGAATCTGACCGCGGACGTGGGCTTCGTCGACTCGTTCCGTCCCATTTACACGCACGAGTACAAGGGCCCTAGGGCGAGCTGCAAGAAGGGCGCGGGGGACAAGTCCGAGGGCAAGGGTGGCAAAACGCAGAAATCGGACAGCGAGGACAAATCGGACGgtgagaagaaggaggaggaggaagaggaagtggaggatgaagaggaagaggaggtggGAAAGGAAGCGGAGCGGCGTTCGGACTCGGACAGCGAGCGCAGAGAGGACGACGCTTCACAGCACAGCAACGGAAACGACTTCGAGATGATCACGCGCGACGAGCTCGAGCAGCACACCGACGACaacgaggaggaagaggaggagcaagAGGAAAAAGAGGCGGAGCCCAAACCACACCAGACGTAA
- the gadd45bb gene encoding growth arrest and DNA-damage-inducible, beta b, translating to MTLGDVRSCSCSHTQTEGVADALLELLSAARHQDCVTLGVYEAAQLLNVDPDSVVLCVLAADEEHEGDVALQIHFTLLQAFCREIHIDALRVSGMRRLAETLGEPPTSEGPAQAPIDLHCILVTNLQVEHKKLSEVGRFCRENLCKNQWIPHISLHEH from the exons atgactctCGGAGATGTTAGGAGTTGCAgctgctctcacacaca gacagaGGGTGTGGCTGATGCTCTGTTGGAGTTGCTTTCAGCAGCGAGGCATCAGGACTGTGTCACGCTTGGAGTTTACGAAGCTGCACAACTGCTGAATGT GGATCCGGACAGTGTGGTTCTGTGTGTTCTAGCAGCTGATGAGGAACACGAGGGTGATGTCGCCCTGCAGATCCACTTCACGCTCCTGCAGGCATTCTGTCGTGAGATCCACATCGACGCACTGCGTGTCAGCGGAATGAGACGTCTGGCCGAGACGCTGGGAGAACCGCCCACCTCTGAAGGGCCTGCCCAGGCACCCATAGATCTGCACTGCATCTTGGTTACG AACCTGCAGGTTGAACACAAGAAGTTGAGTGAAGTGGGTCGGTTCTGCAGGGAGAACCTCTGCAAGAACCAGTGGATTCCTCACATCAGCCTTCACGAGCATTGA